One Procambarus clarkii isolate CNS0578487 chromosome 15, FALCON_Pclarkii_2.0, whole genome shotgun sequence DNA segment encodes these proteins:
- the LOC138364927 gene encoding uncharacterized protein, with protein sequence MLQEQKSSISSLITSCEEVLSQLEEYRGQLGDWKTHHLQLQDRLYALVEQNKSAMKLLELEDTSVVDMTTQGEEGKTQLQAMLGSLDTVNTPQEVDTTIDTADECSTKIKDWLEKCQELFPDVKTVHTSVKVQETIRDVLEMMTTETGATADPVHLGDSASSIMHKVQQIIREIHQKQLTVEDLHRMREPVKSLVEAGWVLAVKRLMEAGRVLAVKRLVEAGRVMAVQEDQDGCRSARITLQDGQLYLHPLLRQPMPAHAYTLQESEVVGMLDPSCTLAFLDLGWAGSTRGRVTIRLTPDTPLARQFVLLCTGQRGHTYHNTKLLQVGNKGQPEEWVAGGDYKSNDGEEETPLLPNFQGQYRESLRAGAVFAWYGPGGPRSAQFTITTRDRQGGYQWSRVFGDVVSGLDVVRAAVNHSDITEVTVVDCGVVLPL encoded by the exons ATGttgcaggagcagaagagcagcaTTAGTagcctcattactagctgtgaagaggtactgtcccagctggaggagtaccgggggcagctgggggactggaagactcaccacctccagctccaggacagactctatgctctggtagagcagaacaagtcagcaatgaagctcttggaactggaggataccagtgtggtggatatgacaacacaaggagaggaagggaagactcagctgcaggccatgttggggagcctcgacacagtcaacaccccacaggaggttgacacaaccatagacacagctgatgagTGCAGCACGAAAATAAAAGATTGGCTGgagaagtgccaggaactcttcccagatgtcaagactgtccacacctcagtgaag gtgcaggagaccatcagggacgtcctggagatgatgaccacagagacaggtgccacagctgaccccgtacacctgggagactcagcctccagcatcatgcATAAAGTTCAGCAAATCATTAGAGAGATCCaccagaagcaattaaca gttgaggacctccacaggatgagggagcccgtcaagagtCTGGTGGAAGCTGGCTGGGTGTTGGCCGTCAAGAGGCTgatggaggctggccgggtgttggccgtcaagaggctggtggaggctggccgggtgatggccgtccaggaagaccaagatggctgccgctccgccaggataactctacaagacggacagctgtacctccacccactcctgcgtcagcccatgCCCGCCCACGCCtacaccctccag gagagtgaggttgtgggcatgctggacccctcctgcaccctggcgttccttgacctcgggtgggcagggtcaacaagagggcgggtcaccatccggctgacccctgacactcctctggccagacagtttgtgttgttgtgtacgggccaacGGGGCCACACCTATCAcaacactaaactgttgcagGTGGGGAACAAAGGTCAGCCGGAGGAGTGGGTGGCCGGCGGAGACTACAAGAGTAATGATGGTGAGGAAGAAACCCCACTGCTGCCTAACttccaggggcagtaccgggagTCACTCCGGGCAGGCGCTGTgtttgcctggtatgggccagggGGTCCCAGGAGTGCacagttcaccatcaccaccagggaccgccagggtggttaccagtggtcacgtgtcttcggtgatgtagtgagcggcctggatgtggtgagggcagcagtcaaccacagtgacattacggaggtgactgtggtggactgtggtgttgtgctgccactctag